The Novipirellula caenicola genome includes a region encoding these proteins:
- the gcvH gene encoding glycine cleavage system protein GcvH: MARDPEKLLYAESHEWCDVAEEGGEKVATIGISAFAIEQLNDLVYMDLPEVGKQVTAGEEFGEVESVKAVSPLYSPITGEVVEVHSELPDNLDQLNDDPYDFGWVIKVKVSDDSNLSSLMDAAAYKKQCAESG, encoded by the coding sequence ATGGCCCGTGATCCAGAAAAATTGTTGTATGCCGAGTCACATGAGTGGTGTGATGTGGCCGAAGAAGGTGGCGAGAAAGTCGCAACCATCGGGATTTCCGCGTTTGCGATCGAGCAACTCAACGACCTCGTCTATATGGACCTTCCCGAAGTCGGCAAACAGGTCACCGCAGGCGAAGAATTCGGCGAAGTCGAGTCGGTCAAAGCGGTCAGCCCGTTGTACAGCCCGATCACCGGCGAAGTTGTCGAAGTTCATAGTGAATTGCCTGATAACTTGGACCAATTGAATGACGACCCTTACGACTTCGGTTGGGTGATCAAGGTCAAAGTCAGCGACGACTCGAATCTTTCATCGTTGATGGATGCAGCCGCCTACAAAAAGCAATGCGCCGAATCCGGTTAA
- the gcvT gene encoding glycine cleavage system aminomethyltransferase GcvT translates to MDTPAPSGLAMNTSLSTTPLDAWHRSAGAKMVPFAGYEMPIQYSSIVTEHQACRTSAALFDVSHMGRIRFDGDGSEQLLDHLLTRRVSDLPVGGVRYGLMCNAEGGVLDDVLVSHLKTPSDRRFHLLVVNASNHQKIVDWITPHLPDFPTVTMSDRTELTAMIAVQGPKAIDVCKKLFAFDPSRLKYYQATITDQFKKPVIVSRTGYTGEDGFELIVRAEEANRIWENIMLAGRDEGFAAAGLGARDTLRMEAGMPLYGHELNESIDPISAGVSFACNLKDRSFIGDDALRAVKAAGPKQVRVGMIPEGKRPAREGCDVLDADGKKIGFVTSGGPSPTLGHPIVMAYVDAEYADAKQFQIDIRGKTVVANVTPLPFYKRPTKA, encoded by the coding sequence ATGGACACTCCTGCCCCTAGCGGACTTGCCATGAATACCTCGCTTTCCACCACCCCGTTGGATGCATGGCACCGGTCCGCCGGTGCAAAAATGGTCCCCTTTGCGGGCTATGAGATGCCGATCCAGTATTCCTCGATCGTCACCGAGCACCAAGCGTGTCGAACCTCGGCGGCCCTCTTTGACGTCTCGCACATGGGACGGATTCGCTTTGATGGAGATGGCAGCGAACAACTGCTCGATCATCTGTTGACCCGTCGAGTTTCGGATTTGCCGGTTGGCGGCGTTCGCTACGGATTGATGTGCAACGCCGAAGGCGGCGTGTTGGACGACGTCTTGGTCTCTCATTTGAAGACGCCCTCGGATCGACGATTTCATTTGTTGGTCGTCAATGCATCGAATCATCAGAAAATCGTGGACTGGATCACTCCGCATCTGCCCGATTTTCCCACGGTGACAATGTCTGACCGCACCGAATTGACGGCGATGATCGCCGTCCAAGGTCCCAAGGCGATCGATGTTTGTAAGAAATTGTTTGCGTTTGATCCAAGCCGCTTGAAATATTACCAAGCCACCATCACCGATCAGTTCAAAAAGCCAGTGATTGTCAGCCGAACCGGCTATACTGGCGAAGACGGGTTCGAGTTGATCGTTCGCGCCGAAGAAGCCAACCGGATTTGGGAAAACATCATGCTTGCCGGTCGTGACGAAGGCTTTGCCGCCGCCGGGCTGGGGGCTCGCGACACGTTGCGAATGGAAGCGGGGATGCCGCTGTACGGTCATGAGTTAAACGAATCGATTGATCCAATTTCGGCTGGGGTGTCGTTTGCGTGTAATTTAAAAGACCGTTCGTTCATTGGCGACGACGCGCTGCGGGCAGTGAAGGCGGCAGGGCCAAAGCAAGTTCGCGTGGGAATGATTCCCGAAGGCAAACGGCCGGCTCGCGAAGGCTGTGACGTGCTCGATGCCGATGGAAAGAAAATCGGTTTTGTCACCAGTGGCGGTCCATCACCGACGCTCGGTCATCCGATTGTGATGGCCTACGTTGATGCCGAGTATGCTGATGCAAAACAGTTTCAAATTGATATTCGCGGGAAGACCGTGGTTGCAAACGTAACCCCCCTTCCCTTTTACAAACGTCCTACCAAGGCTTGA